A single Metarhizium brunneum chromosome 5, complete sequence DNA region contains:
- the SUI1 gene encoding Eukaryotic translation initiation factor eIF-1, which translates to MSIENLKTFDPFAEADEDTGETKQSQNYIHIRIQQRNGRKTLTTVQGLPKKFDQKKILKVIKKKFACNGTIVNDTEMGEVIQLQGDQRKDVQEFLVDKKDGLELDAKTIKVHGF; encoded by the exons ATGTCCATCGAAAATCTTAAGACCTTTG ACCCCTTCGCCGAAGCCGACGAAGATACAGGCGAGACCAAGCAGTCACAGAATTACATACATATACGTATTCAGC AGCGTAATGGACGTAAGACTTTGACCACTGTGCAGGGTCTTCCGAAGAAGTTTGACCAGAAGAAGATTctcaaggtcatcaagaagAAATTTG CCTGCAATGGCACTATCGTCAACGATACGGAAATGGGCGAGGTGATCCAGCTCCAGGGTGACCAGCGCAAAGATGTTCAGGAATTCCTCGTCGACAAGAAGGACGGCCTTGAGCTAGACGCCAAGACCATCAAAGTCCACGGTTTCTAA
- the TRM44 gene encoding tRNA (uracil-O(2)-)-methyltransferase, with product MPFEPEGVPSTALPYFEDSTAETDVWVPYYSHGCTFGPELFSSIMMNMVHNPNINSTWLFRADILYDDGNMDEATTTNISNGVPDTIQPVIRSIPHIPLKRTLVRRLIPRSERRDNPLNQTCTFHFTNESETLVTSLVLYIPHVVSMEHLPFYHPKVRGIAHLHQWSTTSRSGTISVHFLGGSPSDLLDPKLGRIAFHLLEVLHRHGEGAVQGYVKRVHHDRVIPQARFQNRYAELKSKYSRRLVNTWAESTDPGKHVFEDLGIAAFLIELWADMYKGKEFPGFVDIGCGNGLLVYLLTQEGYNGWGFDARARKSWANYTTPTAMSPSGKSLEEKLLLPSIIPAHRDRNNPSQLLHSAHIHDGVFRSGTFIVSNHADELTPWTPILGTISNCPYIMIPCCSHSLTGEKYRPPPPRDKSKPKSTYASLVDWTYTPYYTSTAVLRDTMKM from the exons ATGCCATTTGAACCTGAGGGGGTGCCCTCAACAGCGTTGCCCTATTTCGAAGACTCTACCGCCGAGACCGACGTATGGGTGCCGTACTATAGCCATGGCTGTACTTTTGGGCCAGAGCTGTTTTCTAGCATCATGATGAATATGGTTCACAACCCTAACATCAATTCTACTTGGCTATTTCGCGCAGATATCTTGTACGACGACGGAAACATGGACGAGGCCACTACAACAAACATCTCCAACGGTGTGCCTGACACCATCCAACCCGTCATTCGAAGTATCCCACATATACCCCTGAAGCGCACTTTAGTACGACGATTGATCCCCAGGAGCGAAAGAAGGGACAATCCCCTCAATCAAACTTGCACTTTCCATTTCACGAATGAGTCAGAAACACTCGTCACATCTTTGGTCTTATATATTCCTCATGTGGTGTCTATGGAGCATCTACCCTTCTATCACCCAAAGGTCCGAGGAATTGCACACCTTCATCAGTGGAGCACTACTTCGCGCTCTGGCACAATATCGGTTCATTTTCTAGGGGGTTCGCCAAGTGACCTTTTGGATCCCAAACTAGGTCGAATTGCCTTTCATCTTCTTGAGGTTCTTCACAGACATGGCGAAGGAGCTGTGCAAGGTTACGTCAAAAGGGTCCATCACGATCGCGTTATACCCCAGGCAAGATTTCAAAATCGATATGCGGAACTCAAGAGCAAATATTCGCGCCGACTGGTCAACACCTGGGCTGAGAGCACCGACCCTGGCAAACACGTATTTGAAGATCTTGGCATTGCTGCTTTCTTGATTGAGCTATGGGCAGACATGTACAAGGGCAAAGAATTCCCTGGTTTCGTTGATATAGGGTGTGGAAATGGTCTGCTCGTGTATCTCCTTACACAAGAGGGTTATAACGGTTGGGGTTTCGATGCGCGGGCGCGAAAATCATGGGCCAACTACACAACTCCAACAGCCATGTCACCGTCTGGGAAATCTCTTGAGGAAAAGCTTCTATTGCCCAGCATAATACCCGCCCACAGAGACAGAAACAATCCCTCTCAACTATTACACTCTGCTCATATCCACGATGGAGTCTTCAGATCAGGTACATTCATCGTCTCAAATCACGCCGACGAACTGACACCTTGGACGCCTATCCTCGGCACAATCTCCAACTGCCCCTACATCATGATCCCCTGCTGCAGCCACAGTCTGACTGGGGAGAAATACCGCCCGCCCCCACCAAGGGACAAGTCGAAGCCAAAGTCAACATATGCCTCGCTGGTTGACTGG ACATACACGCCATACTACACAAGTACGGCGGTGTTGAGGGATACTATGAAAATGTAG
- the npcC_1 gene encoding Hydroxyquinol 1,2-dioxygenase, which yields MAQPTLPGPLLDLTTDNITPNVVRISTQSGNARVNYLVERLITHLHDFARGTRLSTTEWMAALDFLVRCGQTSSDVRHEFILLSDVLALSLLVDSINHPKPPASTEGSNLGPFHTHDAPTIDSGSSMTSDPNGEPLLVLCTVSDTAGNPVSDVKVDIWETDSSGQYDVQHDHREGPRERCIIVSDAKGKFWFKAVRPVSYAIPEDGPVGQLLKLLKRHCWRPAHMHFMFEKDGWDHLTTALYMCGDPYETSDAVFAVKRSLIVDLEKVDAATAAKYGVKEGTLLLKHDFVLVTQKEADELRDRNAIQALRELGLSMKLVDHLPVPDLD from the exons ATGGCACAACCTACGCTGCCAGGGCCCCTGTTGGACCTTACAACAGATAACATTACGCCCAATGTGGTGCGAATCAGTACGCAGAGCGGGAATGCGCGTGTTAATTACCTCGTGGAGAGGCTGATTACGCACCTGCATGACTTTGCGAGGGGGACGAGGTTGAGCACGACGGAgtggatggcggcgttggactTTTTGGTGAGGTGTGGGCAAACGAGTAGCGATGTGAGGCAT GAATTCATCCTCCTTTCCGACGTACTCGCCTTATCGTTGCTGGTCGACTCTATCAACCATCCTAAACCGCCTGCTTCAACAGAGGGGTCTAACCTCGGTCCGTTCCATACCCACGACGCACCAACCATTGACTCTGGCAGCTCCATGACATCTGATCCGAATGGCGAGCCCCTCCTTGTGCTTTGCACCGTCAGCGATACGGCGGGGAATCCTGTATCCGACGTCAAGGTGGACATTTGGGAGACTGATTCATCGGGCCAATATGATGTGCAGCACGACCACCGGGAGGGTCCCAGAGAGAGGTGCATCATTGTGAGCGACGCCAAGGGCAAGTTTTGGTTCAAGGCAGTCAGGCCCGTGAGTTATGCCATACCCGAGGACGGGCCGGTTGGGCAGTTGCTGAAGCTGCTGAAACGGCATTGTTGGCGGCCGGCGCATATGCACTTCATGTTTGAAAAGGATGGCTGGGATCATTTGACCAC GGCATTGTACATGTGTGGCGATCCTTATGAGACGAGCGACGCCGTGTTTGCTGTCAAGAGGAGCCTCATTGTTGATCTGGAGAAAGTTGATGCCGCCACGGCAGCCAAATATGGCGTGAAGGAGGGCACACTTCTCTTGAAGCACGATTTTGTGCTTGTCACACAAAAGGAAGCCGATGAGCTACGAGATCGCAATGCCATCCAAGCGCTTCGAGAGTTGGGCTTGAGTATGAAGCTGGTAGATCACTTGCCAGTTCCTGACCTAGACTAA
- the MET3 gene encoding Sulfate adenylyltransferase yields the protein MANTPHGGVLKDLFARDLPRQAELRDEAEKYPAIVLSDRHLCDLELILNGGFSPLEGFMTEKDYNGVVENNRLADGALFSMPITLDVSQKQIDDLGIKTGAKLTLRDSRDDHNVAILTVEDVYRPDKVKEAKEVFGSDDDTHPGTKHLFSVAKEFYVGGKLEAVARLEHYDFLDLRFTPAELRSHFNKLGWQKVVAFQTRNPMHRAHRELTVRAARSQQANVLIHPVVGMTKPGDIDHFTRVRVYKALLPRYPNGMAALALLPLAMRMGGPREALWHAVIRKNHGATHFIVGRDHAGPGKNKNGKDHYGPYDAQKLVQQYQEELGIKMVEFQEMIYIPDKEEYMPANEIPEGTRTMNISGTELRNRLRTGKEIPEWFSYPEVVKVLREQNPLPREKGFTVFLTGYQNSGKDQVARALQTTLNQGGGRPVSMLLGETVRSELSPELGFSRQDRDLNISRIAFVASELTKAGAAVIAAPIAPFDQARTQARELIEKSGPFFLVHVATPLEYAEKTDRRGIYKRARAGEIKGFTGVDDPYEVPSKPDLTVDLQTQNVRSIVHEIILLLESRGLLDQV from the exons ATGGCAAACACTCCTCATGGTGGCGTCCTCAAGGACTTGTTTGCTCGCGATCTGCCCCGCCAGGCCGAGTTGCGCGATGAAGCAGAGAAATATCCCGCCATCGTCTTGTCAGATCGTCATCTCTGCGATCTTGAGCTGATCCTCAACGGCGGCTTCTCTCCCCTAGAAG GTTTCATGACCGAAAAGGACTACAATGG AGTAGTTGAGAACAACCGTCTTGCCGACGGCGCTCTTTTCAGCATGCCCATCACCCTCGATGTTAGCCAGAAACAGATTGACGACCTGGGTATCAAGACTGGCGCTAAGCTGACGTTGCGTGATTCCCGCGACGACCATAACGTGGCCATCCTAACTGTTGAGGATGTGTACCGACCAGACAA GGTCAAGGAGGCCAAAGAGGTCTTTGGCAGCGACGATGACACCCACCCTGGTACCAAGCACCTGTTCAGTGTTGCCAAAGAGTTCTACGTTGGCGGCAAGCTTGAAGCTGTCGCTCGCTTAGAGCACTACGATTTCCTCGACCTTCGCT TCACTCCTGCCGAACTCCGATCCCACTTCAACAAGCTCGGCTGGCAAAAGGTTGTTGCTTTCCAGACCCGAAACCCAATGCATCGTGCTCATCGCGAGTTGACGGTCCGCGCTGCTCGCTCCCAGCAGGCCAACGTTCTCATCCACCCCGTCGTTGGTATGACCAAGCCTGGTGACATCGACCACTTCACACGTGTTCGAGTTTACAAGGCTCTGCTGCCCAGATACCCCAATGGCATGGCTGCTctggctcttcttcctttggCAATGCGTATGGGTGGACCTCGTGAGGCCTTGTGGCACGCTGTGATCCGAAAGAATCACGGTGCAACTCACTTCATTGTCGGCCGTGACCACGCTGGTCCcggcaagaacaagaacgGCAAGGACCACTATGGCCCTTATGATGCCCAGAAGCTTGTCCAGCAGTACCAGGAGGAGCTTGGCATCAAGATGGTCGAGTTCCAGGAGATGATCTACATTCCCGACAAGGAAGAGTACATGCCCGCCAACGAGATCCCCGAGGGCACTCGCACCATGAACATTTCCGGAACTGAGCTGCGAAACAGACTCAGAACCGGCAAGGAGATCCCTGAGTGGTTCTCGTACCCCGAGGTTGTCAAGGTTCTCCGAGAGCAGAACCCATTGCCACGAGAGAAGGGCTTCACTGTATTCTTGACTGGTTATCAGAACAGTGGCAAGGACCAAGTTGCTCGTGCCCTACAGACTACTTTGAACCAGGGTGGCGGACGGCCAGTCTCTATGCTGCTTGGCGAGACGGTCCGATCGGAACTCTCCCCAGAACTGGGCTTCAGTCGACAGGACCGAGACCTCAACATCTCTCGAATTGCCTTTGTTGCTTCTGAGCTAACCAAGGCTGGCGCTGCTGTGATCGCTGCCCCCATTGCTCCTTTTGACCAGGCTCGTACTCAGGCTCGCGAGCTCATCGAGAAATCTggtcccttcttcttggtccACGTGGCCACTCCCTTGGAGTACGCCGAGAAGACTGACAGACGTGGCATTTACAAGCGTGCTCGTGCTGGCGAGATCAAGGGCTTCACAGGCGTTGATGACCCTTACGAGGTTCCTTCTAAGCCCGATCTCACGGTGGACTTGCAGACACAGAACGTTCGATCGATTGTGCATGAGATCATCTTGTTATTGGAAAGTCGCGGGTTGCTGGACCAAGTGTAA